Proteins co-encoded in one Bacillus sp. FSL H8-0547 genomic window:
- the trmL gene encoding tRNA (uridine(34)/cytosine(34)/5-carboxymethylaminomethyluridine(34)-2'-O)-methyltransferase TrmL, giving the protein MALHVVLYQPEIPANTGNIARTCAATNTVLHLIRPLGFSTDDKMLKRAGLDYWEFVTVVYHDSLDELFEAYPEGDFYFISKFGEQPHTTFDYSSVEKDTFFVFGKETTGLPKDLIAANMEKCLRLPMTGNVRSLNLSNTAAILIYEALRQQNYPGLLKKTT; this is encoded by the coding sequence GTGGCTTTACATGTCGTACTCTACCAGCCGGAGATCCCGGCTAACACAGGAAACATCGCACGCACCTGCGCGGCAACCAACACCGTTCTGCATTTGATCCGTCCGCTTGGATTTTCAACAGACGACAAAATGCTGAAGCGTGCAGGACTTGATTACTGGGAATTCGTCACCGTCGTGTATCACGATTCTCTCGACGAACTATTTGAAGCATATCCTGAAGGGGATTTCTACTTTATCTCGAAATTCGGCGAACAGCCCCATACAACCTTCGACTACAGCAGCGTGGAAAAAGACACGTTCTTTGTGTTCGGAAAAGAAACAACCGGCCTGCCGAAGGATCTCATTGCAGCCAACATGGAAAAATGCCTGCGCCTGCCAATGACGGGCAACGTGCGCTCCCTTAACTTATCCAACACCGCTGCGATTTTGATCTATGAGGCATTGAGACAGCAGAATTATCCGGGGTTACTAAAAAAAACGACCTAA
- a CDS encoding PrkA family serine protein kinase has product MDILKKIEKYREDEQRLKWEGTFVEYLEMLKEKPWVAQSAHSRVYNMIKDAGIEEENGSKRYKFFDHKLFGLEDSLERLVEEYFHPAAKRLDVRKRILLLMGPVSGGKSTLVTMLKRGLESYSLTDRGAVYAIKGCPMHEDPLHLIPHHLREDFFDEYGIRIEGNLSPLNLMRLEQEYGGRIEDVIIERIFFSEDKRTGIGTFSPSDPKSQDIADLTGSIDFSTIAEFGSESDPRAYRFDGELNKANRGMMEFQEMLKCDEKFLWHLLSLTQEGNFKAGRFALISADELIVAHTNETEYRSFISNKKNEALHSRIIVMPVPYNLRVSEEERIYEKMIMESDVSNVHIAPHTMRVAAMFTILTRMKDPKRGDIDLVKKMRLYDGENVEGYNTVDVEELQKEHVDEGMSGIDPRYVINRISSTIIRKEIPSINALDVLRSLKEGLDQHASISNEDRERYLNFISVARKEYDDLAKKEVQKAFVYSYEESAKTLMDNYLDNVEAYCNKNKIRDPLTGEEMNPDDKLMRSIEEQIGISENAKKAFREEILIRISAYARKGKRFDYNSHERLREAIQKKLFADLKDVVKITTSSKTPDEQQLKKINEVVKRLIDEHGYNSTSANDLLRYVGSLLNR; this is encoded by the coding sequence ATGGATATCTTAAAAAAAATTGAAAAGTACAGAGAAGATGAACAGCGACTGAAGTGGGAAGGAACCTTCGTTGAGTATTTAGAGATGCTGAAAGAGAAACCATGGGTTGCACAATCGGCTCATTCACGAGTTTACAATATGATCAAAGATGCCGGTATAGAGGAAGAAAACGGGTCAAAGCGCTATAAGTTCTTTGATCATAAACTGTTTGGGCTTGAAGATTCTCTTGAACGCCTTGTGGAGGAGTACTTCCATCCTGCTGCCAAACGGCTGGATGTCCGCAAGCGGATCCTGCTGCTGATGGGGCCGGTCAGCGGCGGTAAGTCCACGCTTGTGACGATGCTGAAGAGAGGTCTTGAATCGTATTCCCTTACTGACCGCGGTGCTGTTTATGCCATTAAAGGCTGCCCGATGCACGAGGATCCTCTGCATTTAATTCCCCATCATCTGAGAGAAGACTTCTTTGACGAATACGGCATCCGGATCGAAGGGAATCTTTCGCCTTTGAACCTGATGAGGCTTGAGCAGGAGTACGGCGGACGGATTGAAGATGTGATAATTGAGCGGATCTTTTTCTCTGAAGACAAACGGACGGGAATTGGAACGTTCAGCCCATCTGATCCAAAATCCCAGGACATTGCTGATTTAACAGGAAGCATTGACTTTTCGACGATTGCGGAATTCGGGTCAGAGTCTGATCCGCGCGCGTACCGATTTGACGGGGAGCTGAACAAAGCCAACCGCGGAATGATGGAATTCCAGGAGATGCTGAAGTGTGACGAGAAATTCCTCTGGCATCTGCTTTCTCTGACACAGGAAGGCAATTTTAAAGCGGGAAGATTTGCCCTCATTTCCGCTGATGAGCTGATTGTGGCGCACACGAATGAAACGGAGTACCGTTCGTTTATTTCAAACAAGAAGAATGAGGCGCTGCATTCACGGATTATCGTCATGCCTGTGCCATATAACCTGAGGGTCTCTGAAGAAGAGAGAATCTATGAAAAAATGATTATGGAAAGTGATGTTTCAAATGTTCATATTGCACCGCATACGATGCGGGTTGCTGCGATGTTTACCATATTAACAAGAATGAAGGATCCAAAGCGCGGCGACATCGATCTTGTGAAGAAAATGCGCCTGTATGACGGTGAGAATGTGGAAGGCTACAACACAGTCGATGTGGAAGAGCTGCAGAAGGAGCATGTGGATGAGGGCATGAGCGGAATCGATCCGCGGTATGTCATCAACCGGATTTCCTCTACTATTATCCGAAAAGAAATTCCGTCGATTAATGCGCTGGATGTCCTCAGATCGCTGAAAGAGGGGCTGGATCAGCACGCATCGATTTCAAATGAAGACCGCGAGCGGTACTTGAACTTCATCTCTGTTGCGAGAAAAGAGTATGATGATCTTGCGAAAAAAGAAGTGCAAAAAGCGTTCGTCTACTCGTACGAAGAGTCTGCCAAAACATTGATGGATAACTACCTCGACAACGTGGAAGCTTACTGCAACAAAAATAAAATCCGCGATCCGCTGACTGGCGAGGAGATGAATCCGGACGACAAGCTCATGCGCTCAATTGAAGAGCAGATCGGCATTTCCGAAAATGCGAAAAAGGCGTTCCGTGAAGAGATTCTTATCCGGATTTCAGCTTATGCCCGCAAAGGAAAACGATTTGATTACAATTCACATGAACGCCTACGTGAAGCGATCCAGAAAAAGCTGTTTGCCGATCTGAAGGATGTAGTCAAGATTACAACATCTTCGAAAACGCCGGATGAGCAGCAGCTGAAGAAAATCAATGAAGTTGTTAAGAGACTGATTGATGAGCATGGCTACAATTCTACGTCTGCAAATGATCTGCTGCGGTATGTAGGAAGTCTCTTAAACCGATAA
- the yhbH gene encoding sporulation protein YhbH, producing the protein MSIGNGRNFVISNEDWSLHRKGHDDQKRHQEKVQEAIKSNLPDLITEENIVMSNGKDVVKIPIRSLDEYKIRYNYDKNKHVGQGDGESKVGDVVARDGSPQNANGPGKGQGAGDQAGEDYYEAEVSMLELEEALFSELALPNLKRKEMDQIIVENIEFNDIRRTGLMGNIDKKRTMLSAYKRNAMSGAPKFHPIYPEDLKFKTWNEVSKPESRAVVIAMMDTSGSMGIWEKYMARSFFFWMTRFLRSKYEKVDIEFIAHHTEAKVVSEDDFFSKGESGGTICSSAYRKALEIIEEKYQPSRYNIYPFHFSDGDNLTSDNARCVKLVGDLMKVSNMFGYGEVNQYNRHSTLMSAYKNISDERFRHYILKQKADVFHAMKGFFRKEEEQMYA; encoded by the coding sequence ATGAGTATAGGAAATGGGCGCAACTTTGTCATTTCGAATGAAGATTGGTCCCTCCACCGCAAAGGCCATGATGATCAGAAACGTCACCAGGAGAAGGTTCAGGAAGCGATTAAGAGCAATTTGCCTGACTTGATTACAGAAGAAAATATCGTGATGTCAAACGGCAAAGATGTAGTGAAAATTCCGATCAGGTCACTGGATGAATATAAAATCAGATACAATTATGATAAAAACAAACATGTCGGCCAGGGGGACGGGGAAAGCAAGGTCGGGGATGTTGTTGCACGCGACGGTTCCCCGCAAAACGCGAACGGTCCGGGCAAAGGTCAGGGCGCAGGAGACCAGGCGGGCGAAGATTACTACGAAGCAGAGGTCAGCATGCTGGAGCTTGAAGAGGCTCTTTTCAGCGAACTTGCGCTGCCTAATTTGAAGAGAAAAGAAATGGATCAGATAATTGTAGAAAATATCGAGTTCAATGATATTCGAAGAACAGGGCTGATGGGGAATATCGATAAGAAACGAACCATGCTTTCTGCGTATAAACGGAATGCGATGTCCGGCGCACCGAAGTTTCATCCGATTTACCCGGAGGATCTGAAATTTAAAACGTGGAATGAAGTATCAAAGCCCGAATCCCGTGCCGTTGTCATCGCGATGATGGATACAAGCGGCTCGATGGGAATCTGGGAGAAGTATATGGCCAGGAGCTTTTTCTTCTGGATGACAAGATTTCTCCGCTCGAAGTATGAGAAGGTGGACATTGAATTCATCGCCCATCATACAGAAGCGAAGGTTGTTTCAGAGGATGATTTCTTTTCTAAAGGGGAAAGCGGAGGGACCATTTGTTCATCTGCCTACCGGAAAGCACTTGAGATCATTGAAGAGAAGTATCAGCCAAGCCGCTATAATATTTACCCTTTTCACTTTTCAGACGGTGATAATCTGACTTCCGACAACGCCCGCTGCGTAAAGCTTGTGGGTGACCTGATGAAGGTTTCCAATATGTTCGGCTACGGGGAAGTCAATCAGTACAACCGCCACTCTACTCTCATGTCCGCTTATAAAAATATCTCTGATGAACGTTTCCGCCACTATATCCTCAAGCAAAAAGCCGATGTGTTTCACGCGATGAAAGGCTTCTTCAGAAAAGAAGAAGAGCAGATGTATGCATAA
- a CDS encoding response regulator transcription factor, which translates to MFQNCKILLVDDEEAILKLVRTVMQKEGFSHIDECLSGAAALQAVETKEYDLIVLDIMLPDISGFDLCPLIKQKTNTPIVFLSAKSSDLDKLSGFAYGADDYITKPFNPLEVAARAKALLKRTMPQTAKKTAIEEIYEYDRFTVNVSSAELFVDQKPVDCSAQLFQLLIFFCKHPNRVFTKHQLYENVWNEHYMVDDNTVMVHIRKLREKIEKNPSQPSYIKTIRGLGYKFVDDGRRQ; encoded by the coding sequence TTGTTTCAGAACTGCAAAATATTATTGGTGGACGATGAAGAAGCAATACTAAAGCTCGTCCGGACCGTTATGCAAAAAGAAGGATTTTCACATATAGATGAATGCCTGTCAGGCGCAGCTGCCCTTCAGGCCGTTGAAACAAAGGAATATGATTTGATTGTGCTTGATATCATGCTGCCTGATATCAGCGGATTTGATTTATGCCCGCTCATCAAACAGAAAACGAACACGCCGATTGTGTTCCTGAGCGCAAAGAGCAGTGACCTTGATAAACTTTCCGGCTTCGCCTACGGCGCAGATGATTACATTACAAAACCGTTCAATCCTCTTGAGGTTGCAGCCCGCGCTAAAGCTCTTTTAAAACGGACGATGCCGCAGACCGCAAAGAAAACGGCTATTGAGGAAATCTATGAATATGACCGCTTCACAGTCAATGTGTCATCGGCAGAACTGTTCGTTGACCAAAAGCCTGTTGACTGTTCCGCCCAGCTTTTTCAGCTGCTGATTTTTTTCTGCAAGCACCCCAACCGGGTTTTTACAAAGCATCAGCTCTATGAAAATGTCTGGAACGAGCATTATATGGTCGATGACAATACCGTCATGGTGCATATTCGCAAGCTCCGTGAGAAAATCGAAAAAAATCCAAGCCAGCCCTCCTACATAAAAACAATCCGGGGACTTGGCTATAAATTTGTTGATGATGGGCGAAGACAATGA
- a CDS encoding spore germination protein, with product MTIKEGSISSVLKENMDYIESFAKINADLIIHRIQSFQHSGISGVMLRIEGISDDLKVYEFMLKPLIDSLAAKQKYASAEFVKELKESILAIDSINIETKWENIMQELLSGNTVLLFDQIALGLTAATAGGDKREISEPTSQTVIRGPKDSFIEEIRVNTSLIRKRLKSAELSLEKLEEGKYSHTNVELMYLKDKVDQKALKSLKEKLEMKDPNIIIESAYIEKMIQNKQITPFPVISHTERPDEIVTNLMEGRIAIFVDGTPFVLYCPVEFRSFFQTTEDYFQQFNIDKIMQGLRYFAFFLSLFAPSIYIGLVTHHQALIPNSLLLSLYAQREGIPFPSLIEALFMETTFEILREAGIRMPRAIGQAVSIVGALVIGQTAVEAGLVSTAVVIVVSITAISSFTTPNYSLATTARLLRFIFMFVSYFLGFYGLLLAMMVLFGHLMSLKSLDKPYFTYQSSKKVGKNVL from the coding sequence ATGACCATAAAAGAAGGGTCCATTTCGAGCGTTTTAAAAGAAAACATGGATTATATCGAGTCATTTGCCAAAATCAACGCTGACTTGATCATCCACAGAATTCAATCGTTCCAGCATTCCGGCATCAGCGGGGTCATGCTCAGGATCGAGGGCATTTCCGATGATCTTAAAGTGTATGAATTTATGCTGAAGCCGCTGATTGATTCGCTTGCTGCGAAACAAAAGTACGCATCGGCTGAATTTGTGAAAGAACTGAAGGAGTCGATTCTTGCCATTGATTCCATCAATATCGAAACGAAGTGGGAGAACATCATGCAGGAGCTTCTGAGCGGAAACACAGTCCTGCTGTTTGATCAAATTGCTCTTGGGTTAACTGCAGCAACTGCAGGGGGGGATAAACGGGAAATCTCTGAACCTACCTCCCAAACGGTTATCCGGGGGCCGAAAGACAGTTTTATAGAAGAGATCCGGGTGAATACATCCTTAATCAGAAAACGGCTGAAAAGTGCAGAGCTGTCCCTTGAAAAGCTTGAAGAAGGGAAGTACTCCCATACGAATGTGGAGCTGATGTATTTAAAGGATAAAGTGGATCAAAAAGCGTTGAAGTCTCTAAAAGAAAAACTGGAGATGAAAGATCCCAATATTATTATTGAGTCTGCGTATATTGAAAAGATGATTCAGAACAAGCAGATTACTCCCTTTCCTGTCATCAGCCACACAGAGAGGCCGGATGAAATAGTCACAAATCTTATGGAGGGGAGAATTGCAATATTCGTGGACGGAACGCCGTTTGTTTTATACTGTCCAGTCGAATTCAGAAGCTTTTTCCAAACGACAGAAGATTATTTTCAGCAGTTCAACATCGATAAAATTATGCAGGGCCTTCGCTACTTCGCTTTTTTCCTGTCCCTGTTTGCACCGTCTATTTATATTGGTCTCGTTACCCACCATCAGGCCCTGATTCCAAACAGCCTGCTGCTTAGCCTTTATGCACAGAGAGAGGGAATTCCATTTCCATCTTTGATTGAAGCGCTCTTCATGGAAACCACCTTTGAGATTTTGCGGGAGGCAGGGATCCGGATGCCAAGAGCCATTGGCCAGGCGGTATCAATTGTCGGCGCGCTTGTTATCGGCCAGACAGCTGTTGAAGCGGGTCTTGTGTCGACTGCGGTTGTCATTGTTGTATCGATTACGGCCATTTCAAGCTTTACAACGCCAAATTACAGCCTGGCTACTACCGCAAGGCTGCTGCGTTTTATCTTTATGTTTGTTTCTTATTTTCTCGGATTCTACGGCCTGCTTCTTGCCATGATGGTCCTATTTGGGCATTTGATGAGCTTGAAATCACTTGATAAGCCGTATTTTACCTACCAATCATCAAAAAAAGTCGGGAAGAATGTTCTATGA
- a CDS encoding M48 family metallopeptidase: MSVYVHRKEEIYFILLLLVTIPMYLLFIFTGVGLLILLPFILIPLIAHWINTGIIRGNGVKVTEKQFPEIHARVKEIAEVMQVKKLPDVFIVQRDGMLNAFATRFFGKNMVTLYSGIADLHVNGAQKELDFVIAHELAHVKRNHVMKNFLVLFGNWIPFLGSAYSRACEYTCDAMAHACTEDLEASKRALTILAAGPELYKHVNEEAYLEDSSREKHFFVWFSEKISTHPVLPKRIFRLNQVFGGTNPAVSFKTTALFKAGLAGAFVLVLILGAGGAVLISFLSTTSLYSDFVLDSEGTTELMAAASENDYDQARELIEQGEDVNVQDESGMTALMYAVYATYDLEFEEEAESYDEMIALLLENGVDPDLMSDEGDIATVDIISLGNIDLANLLIEKGADIHQEDGYGQTPLTMAVHQEDSDMVQLLIDAGADPFYVTSENESAQSIAEDADLTEITALLYQ, translated from the coding sequence ATGTCAGTCTACGTTCATAGAAAAGAAGAAATTTATTTTATATTGCTGCTTTTAGTTACAATCCCAATGTACTTATTGTTTATTTTCACAGGTGTAGGACTCCTGATTCTGCTTCCTTTTATCCTTATTCCTCTGATTGCCCACTGGATCAATACAGGCATCATTCGAGGGAACGGTGTAAAGGTGACAGAAAAGCAGTTTCCCGAAATCCATGCAAGGGTGAAGGAAATCGCTGAGGTCATGCAGGTGAAAAAGCTGCCGGATGTTTTTATTGTTCAAAGAGACGGTATGCTGAATGCATTTGCCACCCGTTTCTTCGGTAAAAACATGGTGACTCTCTACTCTGGAATAGCCGATTTGCATGTGAATGGTGCACAAAAGGAGCTTGATTTTGTCATTGCGCATGAGCTTGCCCATGTTAAAAGAAATCATGTGATGAAAAATTTCCTTGTGTTATTTGGAAATTGGATTCCGTTTCTCGGAAGTGCATACTCAAGAGCCTGCGAATATACTTGTGATGCGATGGCACATGCATGTACAGAGGATTTGGAAGCTTCAAAGCGCGCACTCACGATTCTTGCCGCAGGACCTGAGCTATACAAACATGTGAATGAAGAAGCCTATCTGGAAGACAGCAGCAGGGAGAAACATTTCTTCGTCTGGTTCAGCGAAAAAATCTCAACGCATCCTGTTCTGCCAAAGAGAATATTCCGTCTTAATCAGGTATTTGGCGGAACGAATCCTGCTGTATCGTTTAAAACGACCGCTCTTTTTAAAGCAGGTCTGGCCGGCGCCTTTGTACTTGTTCTCATTCTTGGAGCGGGCGGGGCAGTTCTAATCAGTTTTCTTTCCACCACGAGTCTTTACAGCGACTTCGTTCTTGACAGCGAGGGAACAACCGAGCTGATGGCAGCTGCTTCTGAAAATGACTATGACCAGGCTCGGGAACTGATTGAGCAGGGAGAGGACGTCAATGTTCAGGATGAGTCCGGCATGACAGCCCTCATGTATGCCGTTTATGCAACCTATGACCTTGAGTTTGAAGAAGAAGCAGAAAGCTATGATGAAATGATTGCCCTGCTTCTTGAAAACGGAGTAGATCCGGACCTGATGTCGGATGAAGGAGACATTGCCACTGTGGATATCATCTCACTTGGGAACATTGATCTCGCAAACCTTCTGATTGAAAAAGGTGCAGACATCCATCAGGAAGACGGCTACGGACAAACACCGCTGACCATGGCAGTACACCAGGAAGATTCAGACATGGTTCAGCTTCTGATTGATGCCGGAGCCGATCCGTTTTATGTCACAAGTGAAAATGAATCGGCCCAGTCCATTGCAGAGGATGCCGATTTGACTGAAATTACGGCTCTTTTATATCAATAG
- a CDS encoding HAMP domain-containing sensor histidine kinase — MNLKGKLTRFFIFHMIVWFLMFMTLVGISLAVLITQDFKNMLEKDVKRMDPLYIGDIFETSENDIALDDSAKNAIKNQNGWLQVINEKGKVVYSYLTPENVPASYSLKNFFDDIDKAFHYDQTYWVLNQEKESYIVLYGKHSANAHLMTKLVEGGIPADGKPDLAEEVRTLFSSKKAWLAVYDSQSNLIYSYNDKGKKLPRYFEVMANKKEPWNHKTSYSTYADPSTGFKYIIGSPNKEYFPDEQYDNSLMTSLLKWMVVFILITAVLFFLISFWYSNKLGKPLLHIILWLENLATGKYAEPLTKQGIRASSKQNGKLRKSFKIYHDIIYSLNVLTSNLIQKDKDRAMMDEKREDWITGLSHDLKTPLSSLYGYAYMLESQQYDWSKEEVREFAGIMKDKASYMTSLIEDFNLTYRLKNNALPLEIKEQEMNETIRRSIVHFLNDPMYQDREIDYRSSEEEIFYPIDKRWFHRIIENLAANAFKHNPPSTEVEISLKKGDDSFSILIKDTGVGMDEATRNNLFDRYFRGTNTEESTKGTGLGLAIAKQLVHAHNGTISVWSETGKGTVIHLEFPLSPDKKKEEQDW, encoded by the coding sequence ATGAATTTAAAAGGAAAGCTGACCCGTTTTTTTATTTTTCATATGATTGTATGGTTTCTTATGTTTATGACCCTTGTCGGAATTTCATTGGCGGTTTTGATCACGCAGGATTTTAAAAACATGCTTGAAAAAGATGTAAAACGGATGGACCCCCTGTACATCGGGGATATCTTTGAAACATCAGAAAATGACATTGCTCTTGACGACTCTGCCAAAAACGCCATTAAAAACCAGAACGGCTGGCTGCAGGTCATCAATGAAAAAGGCAAGGTTGTTTACTCGTATTTAACACCCGAGAACGTGCCGGCATCCTATTCTTTGAAGAACTTCTTTGATGACATTGACAAAGCATTTCATTATGACCAGACCTACTGGGTGCTTAACCAGGAGAAAGAATCGTATATTGTTCTTTACGGCAAACACTCCGCAAATGCACACCTGATGACAAAGCTTGTGGAAGGCGGCATCCCTGCAGATGGAAAACCTGATCTCGCAGAAGAAGTGCGCACCCTGTTTTCAAGCAAAAAAGCATGGCTCGCCGTCTATGATTCACAGTCCAATCTGATTTATTCCTATAATGACAAAGGCAAGAAGCTTCCCCGCTATTTTGAAGTGATGGCCAATAAAAAAGAACCGTGGAACCACAAGACGTCCTATTCAACCTATGCCGATCCTTCAACCGGATTCAAATACATTATCGGTTCGCCGAATAAAGAATATTTCCCTGATGAGCAGTATGACAATTCTCTTATGACTTCACTTCTGAAGTGGATGGTTGTCTTTATTCTTATTACGGCTGTTTTGTTTTTCCTGATTTCATTCTGGTATTCCAATAAACTGGGCAAACCGCTGCTTCATATCATTCTCTGGCTTGAAAACCTGGCGACCGGCAAATACGCCGAGCCTCTGACCAAACAGGGCATCCGGGCAAGCTCCAAGCAAAACGGAAAGCTTAGGAAATCATTTAAAATCTATCATGACATTATTTACTCACTGAACGTCCTGACCTCTAATCTCATACAGAAAGACAAAGACAGAGCGATGATGGATGAAAAGAGAGAAGACTGGATTACCGGCCTTTCCCATGATTTAAAAACACCGCTGAGCTCGCTCTACGGATATGCGTATATGCTTGAATCACAGCAATATGACTGGTCAAAAGAGGAAGTCAGGGAGTTTGCCGGCATTATGAAAGACAAAGCAAGCTACATGACATCCCTGATCGAAGATTTTAATCTGACGTACAGACTGAAAAACAATGCCCTGCCTCTTGAAATCAAAGAACAGGAAATGAATGAGACAATCAGAAGATCCATCGTGCATTTCCTGAACGATCCGATGTATCAGGACCGCGAGATCGATTACCGGTCCTCAGAAGAAGAGATTTTTTACCCGATCGACAAACGGTGGTTTCACCGCATAATTGAAAACCTTGCCGCCAATGCCTTTAAACATAATCCTCCCTCAACAGAAGTGGAAATCTCCCTGAAAAAAGGAGACGATTCCTTCTCCATCTTGATAAAAGATACAGGAGTCGGGATGGATGAGGCCACCCGGAACAATTTGTTTGACCGCTATTTCAGGGGAACCAACACAGAAGAATCCACCAAAGGCACAGGCCTCGGCCTTGCCATTGCCAAACAGCTCGTCCACGCACACAACGGCACAATCAGCGTTTGGAGCGAAACTGGCAAAGGGACTGTGATTCATCTTGAATTTCCGCTGTCTCCTGATAAGAAAAAAGAGGAGCAGGACTGGTAA
- a CDS encoding fasciclin domain-containing protein, protein MKKKWFGILMILTMVLSFSTGAFAAEKGGEDKKDIVDTAAAAGDFKILAAALEKAGLVSTLKEAGPYTVFAPTDQAFEKLLKDLNITAEELLNREDLKDILLYHVLSGKVLSSDLKDGMKAKTLSGKEVTITLDPVKVNNSTVVKPDIEASNGVIHVIDTVLIP, encoded by the coding sequence ATGAAAAAGAAGTGGTTTGGGATCTTGATGATTCTCACGATGGTCCTTTCGTTTTCGACAGGTGCGTTTGCAGCTGAAAAAGGCGGGGAAGACAAGAAAGACATTGTCGATACAGCGGCAGCAGCAGGAGATTTTAAAATACTGGCGGCAGCACTGGAAAAAGCGGGTTTGGTCAGCACCCTGAAGGAAGCAGGACCATACACAGTATTTGCTCCTACAGATCAGGCATTCGAAAAGCTTCTGAAGGACTTGAATATTACAGCGGAGGAGTTACTGAACAGAGAAGATTTAAAAGATATTCTTCTATACCACGTTCTCTCCGGAAAGGTTCTTTCAAGTGATCTGAAAGACGGAATGAAAGCAAAAACACTTTCAGGAAAAGAAGTGACAATTACTCTCGATCCTGTTAAGGTGAACAATTCCACTGTTGTAAAACCGGATATTGAGGCTTCTAACGGAGTTATTCATGTCATTGATACGGTTTTGATTCCATAG
- a CDS encoding DUF4256 domain-containing protein, translating into MAETVKKKLSQEEERTLLDVLTERFEKNMNRHPSLQWAAVQEKLTANPEKMWSLHEMERTGGEPDVIGFEDGEFHFCDCSAESPTGRRSLCYDRKALDARKKNKPENSIMDLAAAMGIEVLDEEQYRSLQELGPFDRKTSSWIQTPADIRDLGGALFCDYRYGHVFLYHNGADSYYAARGFRGLLKV; encoded by the coding sequence ATGGCAGAGACTGTGAAAAAGAAATTGTCGCAAGAAGAAGAAAGGACGCTGCTTGACGTTCTGACTGAACGTTTTGAGAAAAACATGAACAGGCATCCCAGTCTGCAGTGGGCAGCCGTTCAGGAAAAGCTGACTGCAAACCCTGAAAAAATGTGGTCGCTGCATGAAATGGAACGAACAGGCGGAGAGCCCGATGTAATTGGGTTTGAGGATGGGGAGTTCCATTTCTGTGACTGCTCAGCTGAAAGTCCAACAGGTCGAAGAAGTCTGTGTTATGACCGCAAAGCTCTTGATGCACGCAAAAAGAACAAACCAGAAAACAGCATCATGGATCTTGCAGCTGCCATGGGTATAGAAGTATTAGACGAAGAGCAGTACCGCAGCCTGCAGGAACTTGGGCCTTTCGACAGAAAAACATCAAGCTGGATCCAGACACCGGCTGATATCCGAGACCTCGGCGGCGCCTTATTCTGCGATTACCGCTATGGTCATGTATTCTTGTACCATAACGGGGCAGATTCCTACTATGCTGCAAGAGGATTTCGCGGCTTGCTGAAGGTTTGA